A stretch of Methylogaea oryzae DNA encodes these proteins:
- a CDS encoding ion transporter, which yields MADQTQKNLLDSPIATWTVVSVTIYSILCFSIETLPDLDARTITFLEWSEASVVALFTLEYVYRIHLAENKLRFIFSFYGIIDLLAILPFYLAMGIDLRPLRLLRFIWLIRVLKLARYSTAIHRFSRALLMVKEELVMFALAIFVFIYLAAFGIFHFEHQAQPDKYASIFDAFWWAVVTLTTVGYGDIYPITLGGRLFTFVILMIGLCLVTVPTAIVASALSAVRIEEEAARRPPPAGKSDPSPGNPH from the coding sequence GTGGCCGACCAAACCCAGAAAAACCTGTTGGACTCGCCCATTGCGACCTGGACGGTCGTTTCGGTGACCATTTACTCCATTCTTTGTTTCTCCATAGAAACCCTCCCCGATCTCGACGCCCGCACCATCACCTTCCTGGAATGGTCGGAAGCGTCCGTGGTGGCCTTGTTCACGCTGGAATACGTCTATCGCATCCACTTGGCGGAAAATAAGCTCAGATTCATTTTCAGTTTCTACGGAATCATCGATCTGCTGGCCATATTGCCTTTTTACCTGGCCATGGGCATCGATCTGCGGCCCTTAAGGCTGCTGCGCTTCATATGGTTGATTCGCGTACTCAAGCTGGCGCGTTACAGCACCGCCATCCATCGATTCTCCAGAGCCTTGCTGATGGTCAAGGAAGAGCTGGTCATGTTCGCCCTGGCGATTTTCGTATTTATCTATCTGGCCGCGTTCGGCATTTTCCATTTCGAACACCAAGCGCAGCCGGACAAATACGCCTCCATATTCGACGCATTCTGGTGGGCGGTGGTTACCCTGACGACGGTCGGTTACGGCGATATCTATCCGATAACGCTAGGCGGCCGACTCTTCACATTCGTGATCTTAATGATCGGGCTTTGCCTCGTCACAGTCCCCACCGCCATCGTCGCGTCCGCGCTATCGGCCGTGCGGATCGAGGAAGAAGCCGCTCGCCGCCCGCCGCCGGCCGGCAAATCCGATCCCTCCCCCGGCAATCCCCACTAA
- a CDS encoding YaeQ family protein has product MALKATVYKAELQIADMDRGYYQSHNITLALHPSETEERMMVRLLAFALNADEHLQFTKGLSTDDEPDLWRKSLTGDIDLWIEAGQPDDKRIRKACNRAGRVILYTYGARGPATWWSQIKDKLTRFDNLTVINLPKEATDALTAMARRTMQLQCTIQDGHAWISDNSGNAQVEPAIWMGG; this is encoded by the coding sequence ATGGCCCTCAAAGCGACCGTCTACAAAGCCGAATTGCAAATCGCCGACATGGATCGCGGCTATTACCAATCCCACAACATCACGCTGGCGCTGCACCCCTCGGAAACCGAGGAGCGCATGATGGTGCGCCTGCTGGCCTTCGCCCTCAACGCCGACGAGCACTTGCAATTCACCAAAGGCCTCAGCACCGACGACGAACCGGACCTGTGGCGAAAAAGCCTCACCGGCGACATCGACCTGTGGATCGAAGCGGGTCAGCCGGACGACAAGCGTATCCGCAAAGCCTGCAACCGCGCTGGGCGGGTAATCCTTTACACCTACGGCGCCCGCGGCCCGGCCACCTGGTGGAGCCAGATCAAGGATAAGCTGACGCGCTTCGACAACCTGACGGTAATCAACCTGCCCAAGGAAGCCACCGACGCCCTCACCGCCATGGCCCGGCGCACCATGCAACTGCAGTGCACCATTCAGGACGGCCACGCGTGGATCAGCGACAACAGCGGCAACGCGCAGGTGGAACCGGCGATTTGGATGGGCGGCTGA
- a CDS encoding B12-binding domain-containing radical SAM protein, producing MANIILINPCFSASFWSMTHSLPILGRQAVIPTAALALLAALTPAEHEVRIFDEAVEPIDYDEVARADIVGLTGMVVQRERMREIAGKVKAMGKFLAVGGPWITVQEDYLQGLADVIFVGEAEQTWPVFLRDWAAGGHQIRYEQSERTDMASVPAQRLDLLKLDRYLQGSLQISRGCPYRCEFCDIIVTFGRQPRVKTADQVIGELDAWYRAGIMAVFLVDDNIIGNRKALLPILDRLAQWQRQHGYLVSLHTEASINLADDEELLDKFVEANIRTVFVGIETPNPAALMETKKFQNVDQREQREGFCQEEAETFLLQRIHKIQRKGIKVTCGLIVGFDSDPPDIFDVHRRFLARSGIMHAMVGLLSAIPKTPLYERLKAAGRLDEKDPPDYGTNVIPANMSREQLARGYTELMRDAYEPDAYFDRLDDLYIRRRFYDNAEAVRVPNIPRWLQAKYLAMSWAFTGLLLVKLMRHVESWPLRRFYLKRLANFIKHRPYPMRVFDYVMESICHHHFYRFSQDMAKGRTDIISTM from the coding sequence ATGGCAAACATTATTCTGATAAACCCGTGCTTTTCCGCTTCCTTTTGGAGCATGACCCACTCCCTGCCCATCCTCGGCCGGCAAGCCGTCATTCCGACGGCGGCTTTGGCGCTGTTGGCCGCGCTGACGCCGGCGGAACACGAGGTGCGCATTTTCGACGAAGCAGTGGAGCCCATCGACTACGACGAAGTGGCCCGGGCCGACATCGTCGGCTTGACCGGCATGGTCGTCCAGCGCGAGCGGATGCGGGAGATCGCCGGCAAAGTGAAAGCGATGGGCAAGTTCTTGGCGGTGGGCGGGCCGTGGATCACCGTGCAGGAGGACTATCTGCAAGGTTTGGCCGATGTGATTTTTGTCGGCGAAGCGGAGCAAACTTGGCCGGTTTTCTTGCGCGATTGGGCCGCTGGCGGCCATCAAATCCGCTACGAGCAGAGCGAGCGTACCGATATGGCCAGTGTGCCCGCCCAACGCCTCGATTTGCTCAAGCTCGACCGTTATCTACAGGGCAGCCTGCAGATTTCCCGCGGTTGTCCCTACCGTTGCGAGTTTTGCGACATCATCGTCACCTTCGGGCGGCAGCCCCGCGTTAAGACCGCCGACCAAGTGATCGGGGAGCTGGACGCCTGGTACCGCGCCGGCATCATGGCGGTGTTCCTGGTGGACGACAATATCATCGGCAACCGCAAGGCGCTGCTGCCCATTTTGGATCGGCTGGCGCAATGGCAGCGGCAACACGGCTATCTCGTGTCTCTGCACACGGAGGCCTCCATCAACCTGGCCGACGACGAAGAGTTGCTGGATAAATTCGTCGAGGCCAATATCCGCACGGTATTCGTCGGTATCGAAACCCCCAACCCGGCGGCGCTGATGGAGACGAAAAAGTTCCAGAACGTCGACCAGCGCGAGCAGCGGGAGGGTTTTTGCCAGGAGGAGGCCGAAACGTTTCTGTTGCAGCGGATTCATAAAATCCAGCGCAAAGGCATCAAGGTCACCTGCGGCTTGATCGTCGGCTTCGATTCGGACCCGCCCGACATTTTCGACGTCCATCGGCGCTTTTTGGCGCGGTCGGGCATCATGCACGCCATGGTCGGCCTGCTGTCGGCGATTCCGAAAACCCCGCTGTATGAACGGCTCAAAGCCGCGGGCCGCTTGGACGAAAAAGACCCGCCCGACTATGGCACGAACGTGATTCCGGCCAATATGAGCCGCGAGCAACTGGCCCGGGGGTATACCGAACTGATGCGCGACGCCTACGAGCCGGACGCCTATTTCGACCGCCTGGACGATTTATATATCCGCCGCCGCTTTTACGATAACGCCGAAGCCGTGCGGGTGCCCAATATTCCCCGTTGGCTGCAAGCCAAATATTTAGCGATGTCGTGGGCCTTCACCGGCCTGTTGCTCGTCAAATTGATGCGCCATGTGGAAAGCTGGCCGCTGCGGCGCTTTTATCTGAAACGGCTCGCCAATTTCATTAAGCATCGGCCCTATCCCATGCGGGTATTCGATTACGTTATGGAAAGCATTTGCCATCATCACTTCTATCGGTTTTCCCAGGATATGGCTAAGGGACGCACCGATATTATCAGCACCATGTGA